DNA from Athene noctua chromosome 24, bAthNoc1.hap1.1, whole genome shotgun sequence:
AAATCTGGGCACATCCAGAGCTGAGGCTGGTCTATCTGCTCCAAGCTGACTAAGGACACGAATGCCACAGAGTTATTGGAGTATTTGAAGCATCCTGGGTTTTGGGGAGAAGGTAACTAACCCTCCTTCAGACATAGCCTGATCTTTGTTTGACATCCAAAGTGGCATAAAAGCCAAGGGTGGGTTCCAAGAGGTGGCCAGCACTTCTGAAGTGCTACCAAGTGGGGCAGCCGTAGGTTCACGAGGTCCCCAGGAAGGTTGGTCACGCTGCGTTCCCtggaaaggggaaagaagaggGCGCATCTCTGGGAATAACAAGAAAGTTTGAGATCCAGGGGACAAAATGAGACTTGGGAGCTTTCGGGTCGGTTTTCAGTGCTGCCGCAGTCCTGCTGGCTGACTTTGGGTGAGTCCTTCGCTGTGCGCTTCACTTCTTCCATCTtcgggctggggctgctgctgctgctgctgcagagtgctTTGATGTTTTCTCCTGAGCCGTGCTACGTAAGAGCTGGGAATTGCTTACTGTTAATAATTACTGTTTTATTGCTTCCAGGGAAGCGGGGGGCTGAGCTGCGCGTGGGACTCCGAGCTACTGCTTGTCCTGTTTGTTTTGGCCCTGCTTCCCAGAGGCatcttttttgtttccttgagCTCCAGATGAGTTAGGGGTGAGAAAAAGATTAGTCCTGCGAGTCCTCAGGAGCTGCACGCACGTGTTCTGCAGCAGGACTCTCCGGTGGAGGGTGAAGTCAGCCTTCTCTCCTCTTGATGGGGTGTCTGTGCTTGAAGCAGAGTCgtgtttttcatttctgtgcctGGCTGGCTTGCGGGAGACTCATTCTCTCCATGGCTTGTCTGCCCTCCAGGTAGAACCGCAGGCCTGCACGTATCCATGCCAGTGTCCCTCCCAGCCTCTGCAGtgccccgctggcaccagccatGTGTTGGATGCCTGTGGTTGCTGCAAGGTGTGTGCCAGGCAGCTTGGCGAGCTCTGTTCCCTGCAGAAACCCTGTGATCATCACAAGGGACTCTACTGCGACTTCTCCAAAATCCACAGAGGCAGCGGGATCTGCTTAGGTGAGAGCTGTATGTTCTGTTACTGTGCGGTTTTCTTGTGGCCCCTTCAGCCCTCTGCCCGCAGACCTCCCAGAAAACCCGGGGCGTCATCAGAATTTCCTGTAGTGCTCAGAGATTCATCCAGCACCAGGGATGCTGTGCCAGCCCACCGAGCCAACAGATTCACTGATACCAATCCACACGCAACCCACTTCCTCCTGCAGTGAAGGATGTTTCCGAAGGCACAGGTTGGGGTTTGTTCCTGTGACATTGTTAGGAGACATCCTCTAACCCTGGAGTACCTGTGGGTAAATATCAGCAATCTGGACTTTTACTGGAAAGTAGAGTTGCTTGGAAAATCTCACCCAAAATCTCGCTGCCTTGCACTGCAGACTGGCACTTGGCACTCGCCTGCTGACATGCAAGAACCGTACTGAATTTCTGGCCGTAGCACGTGGGTGGAAAGAGCTGAACAACTTGTTTGCAAGATAGTGTATATGTAGAACATGAGAATTACTGAGTCAGGTAAATAAAGGTGCAGACCTGTTTTCTCCCCTGGTGCCTCTTTtcagccagaaaagaaaaaaaagatttcattttcttttttgtttagtaGCTATTTTTAGAGCGTGTAAAAATTATTGTGGTgtagaggggagaaaaaaaaaaggtatttcctcAGTCTCCTGTTCTTTGTTTGAAGACAAGACTCCTCTGCTCCTGTCTCTGCCAGGAACTGACCATTTTAATCCAAGGTTTCCGAAATAGTCAAGAGGGCTGGAAGGCTGATGTGAACGCTCTGTCCAGCCACCACACGGGGCGTCTCTGGAAACGCTCCGGCAGCCGCCGCGCTCGCACCAACCTGAGACGGGGGCCTTGGGCGTTGGGCTGGAGCTGTTGGCAGTGCCAGGATCACATACAATTGTTTAAACTCCAAATAATGAATTTAACTTGTAGAAGGTGTTATCTCCtttcttttcagaagtttttagaagtgatttgtttaattttcctcccCCGGTTGTTGTGATCTTTAGAAGCCACATGAGCTTCCCAGTACTGTCTGTAGGTATTGATACACCGAGGAGCCGAGGATTGAGGCTTAACAAGGTAAATGTGGGTGTAATAACATCCAGAGGGTGTAAGCTGTAGACTGCCTAATTCAGACTGGAAATGAGGTGTGTTTTTGTAGAGTAAAGGTAGCTAAATCACCAGAACAATTTATTCAGGAGTCTCCATCTCGAAGAGTTCACATGAAGAACATAAATAAACACATCATCATGATGTGCTGGGTTTGGTACAAAGATTTTGGAGTGAGAATCCCAGATCCCTGCTGTGTAGGAAATCAGACTTGAAGGCCACAACTGcctttaaatgagaaattaagatTTTCGTGGCAAAAAATCCATGGTGAGCACAGACCAGGGTATTTCCCTGAATTGGACTGTGGATTTGGGACATATCCTTGGGTGATATTTTTGTGATGTCCACACTGATCTCTTAGAAGATGAGGGGTTTTGGAAGCACTCAAGGGAGCTGAAGGTGGAGTGATGAATTGACTGAAGGGAAAAATCAGTGTTTGTGGGTAGAGAAGTGTTGTAGCCACAAAAGACACATGTGATGGGAGCAGAAAGGAGCAGAGAGGTGTTCAGGTGTCACGGGAAAAGCTTCTAGGTTGGGTACCAGCCTGAAGGCCAcatcagaagagaaaggaagggaaccATCAGAGTGAAAATTGCTATTTGTTTGATGTTACCACAGAATGTAGCACTTCATGTATTACAGAGGAGTTAATCCCTTCCCACAGAGACCTTGGAGTATCAGAAAGGTGGAGACGCTCCCGTAGTAACTTGAGAGTAGGAGCACCTAAGGGTGTCGGGGTGGCCTGGGTGGGTGCAGGGAGCCGGCAGAGCTGCAGTGACCAGAGCAGCTCACTTGAGCTCTGCCGTATTCCCCACAGAAAAGGGCAAAAGTCTCCCGGGCTGGACTCGGTGTTTGGAGgggggtggtggcagtggtgCCAAGCGGAGCTGGTAAATAAAGAGCCAACTCACTCCGCTGGCGCAATCCCTTTTGGTGCTTTAATTGGATCAGGTCAACAGGAAAGTGAGGTCATTGGAGGGTACTGAAGGGCATGACAAACGATTGAATtctgaaaacataataaaaccCCTGAGCATGCTGCCATTCCTTGGGTGGGGAGGAGTGCTGCTGAGGGAACAGCACGATCTGTTCATCGGGAAGGGAGAGGGCTTGGGCTAAAAAACAGCGaaagaggatttaaaaataagtatgaaTGGTTGTGTAGAGGGAAAGTGGATGGCTTCCCCTCTGATGGAAAAAGTGAGGATTTTGAAACTTCTAAGTAGGAGCACAGGAGTATTTTTATACCAATGGCATTGAAAAGAGTTGCAAGTTGAGATCCAGCTCTGGTTAGAAACAAGGCGTTAGCAGCCCGGAAGGATTTGTGTCCCCTCAAGGACTAGGTGGGATGGAAAGTGGCTCTTGCTCCATGTTTGGTCCAAACTCTTTCTGTCTGAGACAATGTTCCACGGGTGAGCAGGACTAAGGGGAAAATAGATCAGGTTTCCTGGTAAGCCTCCGCAAGCAGCCAAGAATCCTTCGTTTTGGTAACTTCCCAATAGAGGTTTGcatgaatttttttgttttttaagggtCAGGAttgcagaaagcagcagctgatgAGAACTGTCCAAAAGCAGGATTTCTGTCCTGTGAACAACTCTGAGATTTCAACATTTCATTTcaggctgaaggaaaaaaaaaaaaaaaaagtctcaaaactTTCCATGAGTTATTTAGAATACTTGCTTGGCTGTGTCAAAACTTTCCACTTCCATTATATCAAAATGTTTCATCTTGATCTTTATAGTATCTAAAATAATCACCCAAGCAAAATGCTTCCCCTATGGATACTGTCCAACAAGTATTTTGGTTGAGCTATTGTAAGAGCATAAAGGAGATCTTTGATATCGAACTGAAATACTTCAGTTGTTTCTCATTGAAAACATTCTTGACATTGATCTGTGCCTGCAAAAATTAATCAAATGAGAGTTTTCTGCTGGAAAACTTCCACTGGAAGAATTTTGGCTAATACAGATGTAAGAACTTGAGAGAATTGCTCGCACCCCCAGGCTGAAGTTTGCTCCTATGTGTCAGATAATGGTTGTGTTCTCTTTTTTGCTCATCTAAGTTTTATTGGGAAGGAGTGAAAGACTCGTAGGAGGGCTGGGGATGAGAGATCTGGAgatcagaagagagagaaataggAAAAGTTGTGGCTGGAAGGAAGAAGAGATTCATGCATCACAGAGGAGCCAAAAGGTCATAAACCCAAagtgttattttccttttgtagaTACTGTTAGACATGTGGGGAACCAACTGCTCTTAGGAGAGTGTTGCCTTTCGGTCTCCTAGGAGTGTCGAGAAGCGAAGCTGCTGGCTCACGTGTCGTGTCAGGAATGTGTCTTGCACAACACCCCTGACTGGGGCACTCTGAGCTGGACAGGAAGGCCTCTGCCTGGAGAACAGGCTGTTTACAAGCCGTAAAGACAGAGTCCGCTCATCCAAGtggagaaaagatttttctagAGAACTTCGGGAGGTCTGGCACAGCTGGAGCCAACTTCCAAAAACCGGTGTCAGGAGTAGCCTTGGGTCCAGGGAGCCAAATATTGAATGTGCCAACTTCTGCTGCGGCCCTGGGATGGCAGAGCCAGGGAGAGTCTGCACGTGGGCACTTGTCCCTGGTCAGGAGCCCTGTGGTCCcctggggcagaggctgtgctgccaggcccctgccacctgctcagcttctcctcctcctcctcttcctccttcccccagctcaCGAGGGCGCAACTTGTGACCTGCTGGGCAAGATCTACCACAACGGGGAGAGCTTCCAGCCCACCTGCAAGCTGCAGTGCATCTGCATGGACGGGGCCATCGGCtgcatccccctctgctccgaCGACCTGCGGCTCCCGTCCCCCGAGTGCCCCAACCCCCGGCGGGTGAAATTTCGCAATAAGTGCTGCGAAGAGTGGATCTGtgaggagggcagcgaggagaACCGCTTCGAAACAGCCATGGCAGGTGAGCGGTGGGCAGAGGGGCCGGCGCCGGGAGCTGTTTGCTGGGGGATAGGGGTGGTTCCAAACTGCCTTTGGACTGGGGCCCTAAGTCACACCTGGTTTGGGACTGGTGCTAGCTGCTCACTTTGTGCACCGTGGTGTGGGTACCAGGTGTGGAGGGGCTACTCCAAACCCGTTCGGGTGAGACCTCAGTGATGCTGGGGGGAGGCTCGCACACCCCCGGGTACCGCAGCAGAACTGGCTGGAGCTGGGCTGAGGTAGGAAACGGCCCCGTGCTTGATGTGTGCTCCTTCTGCTGAGAGGCTGAGGAGCTCACGGGATGGACCAGACCTTTGCTGCTGTCCCTGAAGTTAGGCCAAGTTGGGAGCGGCCACGGAGCTGCCACACTTCATCCCAAGCCCTGAACCTTGTCTTGTGTCTCTTTGTCGTGGCTCAGTTTTCAGGGAGGATCCAGCACACAAACCAGAGCTGAATAACCTGCAGGAGAACTGCCTGGTGCAGACCACCGAGTGGAGCGCGTGCTCCAAGAGCTGCGGCATGGGCATCTCTGCCCGAGTGACCAACGACAACCCCCAGTGCCGCCTGGAGAAGGAGACCCGGCTCTGCATGGTCCGGCCCTGCGACTTCCCCGTGGAGAAAACCAAGGTACTGGGTGCGGGGAGAGGGGACACAACACCCTGGACGCCAGGGATGGCCTAGCTAGGTGATTGTCAGGCATGAGCCTGTCTCACAGGGTTTCCTCTGCGCTCCCACTTTTTCTGTGTCCTGTCGACTGGTGATGGAGACAGAGCACAGGCCTGCGTGGACCTTTTGTCTGATTGTCCTTGTTAACCCGTCTGCTCTCTCCCTAGAAGGGGAAGAAGTGTGTGCGGACCCCAAAGCCACGCCAGAGCCTCCACTTTGAGTTTTCGGGCTGCACCAGCACCCGTTCTTACCGGCCCAAGTTCTGCGGCAGCTGCACGGACGGCCGGTGCTGCACCCCCTACGTCACCAGCACCGTGGAGGTGGAGTTCCGCTGCCCCGAGGGGGACTTCTTCCAGCGGAAGATGATGTTCATCAAGATGTGCTCCTGCCATTACGACTGTCCCCGAGACAATGACATCTTCCTGGCCACGTATCACAGGAGGATGATTGGAGACCACGTCAAGACAGAGAGGCAGTAGCCCTCTCCGTGCCAGATCCACAGGCCAAGGTGTCAAGAGGGCTCTGCAGCGCTTTCGTGGCTGCGTCCTGGGACAATGCAGCTTCTTCCCCCTCTGTGAGGGGCTGTGCTCTTCAGAACAGCACCATTTGCCACCAGCGGGCCCAGTGGCTTTCCCAACACACCGAGGTGCGTGGGGgagcagccccctctgccccaggctctgACCTTCACCCGTGGTGGTGCGAAGGTCAGTGAAGGAACCAGAAACAGGCTTGAGCTGCAAACTTGATCCATGTTCCTGCTGAGCAGGTGGGAGAGTGGATCAAAGCcacatggctccagcctgtctcCAGCTGAGAGCACAGCGGGTACAACTCCCCGTGGCCACTGGCCTGCCAAAGCCATGGGACAGGGCAAGCCCAAGAGCCCTGAGCTTAAGCTGAGCTCTGGAACCTGCTTTCCAGCAGAGCGAGGCTCCGCTGCATGTTGATGCGAAGCTTCTTGGTGAGGAAAGAGGTCCTGGCTCCTTGCTGGGCTCCTGCTgtgtttttcaattatttttggcTAATTGGATCCAACAAGTTGGCAAAAGCTCTTCCCCATCCTTGTGCCCACCTTTCACCTTCCCACATGCTCTCCAGCCAGCAGCTCTGTTCTGGATCTCTTTGCTCCTAGAGAGGCCAGATCATCTGCTGGGCGACCCCTTCTCCAGGCAGCTCAAGGctgagatgtctttttttttccccctaaaattCTTTTTAGCTTGGGCTGCCAGTGAGGGTGCCAGCGAAGACAAGGAAACAACGAGTTGTGTAGTGCCGCAGCAGGGGACGGAGCGTGGCTCAGGGCCCCCTCCAGAAGATCTGAGCCCAGGAAGGAGTTTCTTCGCAGAAGAAAGGATTCGGCCAGGCTGTAGCTTTGCCCCTGGCACTGGTGGGGAATGTCCCTGGGGCCTGTTTCAGACCCAAGGAGCTCTTTGGCATGAAATGGGGCTGAGCCAGGCTGCGGGTGCCGCTCCTGGCAGATTTTGGTGCCATGACGAGCACGTCCTGTTGTCCCTTTCAATAATCTCTTCAGAAACGGctctggggtgggagaggggctggaCTCCTCCAGCTCACACATCCACAGTGGGGCTGCAGCTCCATTTTGGCTCTAGAGTCTTTCCTGGTGGGTCAGAAGTTGGAGGAACACAGTTCAGCTCTGGTCTCCCAGGGTGAGTTTAAGGCACCGGCAAGAGAAATGCCCGTATTTGTAGATAGAGCAGATCCTGTCTGGAGTCCCCGGGGCAGTAGCACAGGGAGCTGCGTGGTGCCgggctctgcagcactgggattCCCTTCTTGCCAAATCTGCCCTTAAGGATGAGCCGAGTGCTGGCCCATAGCCCCGGGAGAAGCCACCAGCACAGGAGCCGTCCCGTGAGGCCTCAGCCCGGCTGGAGCAGCAGATCCACGGTATCTCTGAAATCTCATTAGTTGTGCCGATTTTTAGCAGAAACATCCACGTGAAGGGCCTGATCTCGTTCCTTTAATCTTCCCTGCTTTTCACCACGGGAAATCACAACGAATTCCTGTCccggcagggcaggagcaggggccaCGCTGCAGCACCGAGGCTTTACCCCCCCACATCTGCCAGCCCACAGCAGGACCTGGTGCTCGGGGCCTGTGGctcctctcagccttctcttttcttcctctctcagcCTGCGGAAGCTCCTGAGCCTTCAGCCTCCTGTAATCAATTTGAACTGTAAATAATTTATCTGatgttgtttcttgttttttttaaaggcctcTGTACAGTTCTTGTATCCTTTTAGCACAACCTTGCTTGGGGCCTTTTCTCCCCTTGCCCTCCAGGTCTGCTCTGAACTTTTCTCCTGCCTGTTTACACAGTTTCTGAGTGTAAAACTACGGTGAGGTTGCACTTTACTCAACGCTAATAAATAtcgctttattttttaaattcctggcAGCATCCCTCTGTGCAAGGCTCCTGCCTGGCTTCCCCTCCGGCCTttccccagtgccaccagcctGGTGGGACCAGTGCTGGGATTGCTGAGGGCTGGTatggaggggaggggggttttggggtggggtggggggcccTGTTCCACATCCCAAACAGCAGCGGGGCTGGTGTTAGTGTTTCACTCTGCAGCCCACAAACTGCAGctcctgctctggggagggggtgacaAACAGAgccccccctcctctgcctgctTAAGGACCCAGAAATCCTTAATACCGGGTTAAAAATAACCCTGGGAGCAGATGTGAGAAGTCGGCGATAACGGGGCCAGAACGCGAGGGGCTTTGCAGTGGCTTAACAGCTTATGGCTTCATCCCCCTCTCATCACATTAGGCAGGGGCTGCCCCCTCGGTGGGGGGGGCAGAGGCTCTTCCTCCCCCcaaaaccttcctcctcctcggggCAGGCGACGGAGGGGGGACACCACAAGCGCCCAAGCCggagctgcgggggggggtgtcGAGGGTCAGAGCCTGGCACAGGATCCTCAGCCCTGGAGGAGGCCGCGGGGAGGGGACACGGTGACACTCCCGGCCGGtgtccccggggcggcggcaCCAGGCAGCGCCCTGAGGGGACACCCCGTCCCCCGGGTGGGTGCGGCGGGGCACAGGCCTTGCCCCGCCGCTGGGGAAcggcggggggggagcacccacctcccccggcccagccccgggcGCGCGATGTCACCGCCGGGCCACCGCCGCGGCCCAACGCCAGGCGGCCCCCCCGCGGTGGTTTcgcggccccggggagccccgctccccccctgCCGCCTGCGCGGCCCCGATAACCCGGGCGTGTCCCCGCGGGGCTgagggcccggccccgcgccgcccttATCGGCCCCGGGCACGCCGCAACGGCCCCGGGACGGGCGCGGGACGGGGGCTcggcagcggccccggccccggcagggAGGGGGCGCTTCCCCCGAGAAGAAGGTGACCGGTGAAGGCGAGCGCTAGAATCCGTACCGGACCCGACCCTGCCGGGCTCGGGGGCGGCCGCGCCCCGGTGGCGGCGGGAAACCCCGACACGCCCGGGGGTGCCTGGGGCGCGCTTTCTCCTTATAAGGGGTGGTGACGTCACGGCGGCGCCCGGCGGGCAGCGCTGAGGTCACGcgccccccgcggcgggaggggatggggggggaggtTCTCGCCCCGCCCCTTCGCCTGCCGTGACGTCATACCGTCACCTGCTCGCCCCGCCCACTGCagcgccgcgctgccgccggccccgccccctccgcacCGCTGACGGGCGGCGGTGGCAGCCAgtgggcgcggccggcggggcgggaggggcggggcgcgCGCTGACGtcagagggggcggggcctgcggtgCAGGTGGAGGCAGCgcggtgcggagcggagcggagcggcggccccggcccgggtacgggggggggcaccgggactgggggcggcggcggcactgGGACTggggggccgggctcagggcagCTGTGGggcggggggtttggggggcccaTAGTGGGGTCAGGCCGGTCATGGGGTGTGGAGGGCTCGGGGGGGCTGCGGTGAGGTCAGGCTGGttggggggggttatggggggacTTGGGGCTCCCCAGAGGGGCCTCTAGTGTGTCAGTCTGGTTATGGGGTGGGGAGTTACAGGAGGATCCGGGTGCTCTGGGGGCACGTGGGGGGGTCATACGGAGTGGGGGGGTTACGGGGGGGCCCACAGTGGGTTCAGGGTAGAATTGGGGTGAGGGGAGAGTGGGGTGACCTGCGgcgggggagctggggggagccaGAGGGGCCGAGCTGGATGTGAAGTGCTTTAGGGTGCTCTGGGGTTTAGGGGTGTccggctgggggggggcacccccagtGAGTGAGGTGTGAGGCAGGGGGGTTATGGAGAAATGGGGGGtgtcccggggctgggggggagcagggggggcacccgCAGTGGTGTGGGGAAGCGTATGGGGCAGAAGGGGAGATGTGGGGCGCTCTGGGGCGGGGAGGAGGTGCCCGGGGGGGTCAGGCTGGCTGTGAGGGAAatgtgggggcactggggggcactggggctgTGGCCGGGACCCTGcgtggggttgggggggaggaTATGGGGTGGGTagggcggggggggcccgcaGCGGGCTCAGGCAGTGGATGGGGTGCAGAGGGTGTTGGGGGCCCTGCCCCACGGCGGGGGGGATGCCAGCCCCAGAACTGGGGCGCTTTTCCTCCCGTAGCGTCGTTCCCGCTGGGGCAGCGGAGGCAGAAAGGTGGGTGCAGCCTCGGGGAGttgggtcccccccagccccgcaccccgCGGTCACAGCAGCGGCGTTGGTCGCCCCTCCCTGGGGTGGCATCGGGGTCTGGCACCGGTTTCGCCGAGGCGTTGGGTGCTGGCGGGGCTCCGGGCCGGCCGcgctccttcccctctccccgaCGTCGCCTGCGCCCGCCGAGACGGTTCCCGAGGCCGGCGGCCGAGCAGCGGAGCCCCGGGGGCCGCCTTGTCCCGTCGATACCTGTCCCGGCGCAGGTCGATGCCGCGTTCAACCGGGCACCGCTAAAACCTCCCCGTCGACTTTTCCGTGCCGTTCCCCCCGCGCAGCACCCGCACGGGGCGTTTGTCTCCCCACATCCCCTTTCAGACGGGGCCGGTCTGCGCTGATGTTGCAACCAGAGGAGCGTGCGGGGGACTCGGTGTCCCCGGAGGTTCCTGCAATCTCTTCCCTTTCTGAATTTCTCCCTCCCCGCTGCCGTAGCGGGACGAGGCGTTGGTGAACCCACTCGTTAGTCCGGGCCGTGGGTTGCGCCGGGGGCTTCTGCCCTCCCCGCTTCCCGGTGGGCTCGGGGGTGCCGCGGGGTCCGAGCCGCTGGCCGGAGTCGCGGGGGCCAGCGGCTATCTTTAGGGCTGTGTTGCAAGGGAGGGGTGTGCCTTGGCTCGGCGCTGCCGCCAGCCGCCGCCTCACCCCAGGATTGATTTACGCCGAGGCTCCCGTGTGGGGAAAAGTCAACATTTGCAGGAGCGGGTGTTGGGGTGCCCTGTCCTCTGCGGGGTCCGTAgcggggctgtggggctggtcTAAGGTCGGGCGGTgttggcagctgcctgcagcggGGTCATTGCCAAGGCTGCTGGCTCGCCCTGCCAgcccgggcgggcagcgggcaggggctgACGTCAGGCAAGGTCAGGCTGCGCAGAGGCATGTGGGGAGCACcaacagccccccaacaccctcacCACTGCCCAGCAGCGGGACCAGGTGGGCCGGAGCAAACAGGAAAGCTGATGGTGCAAATAAATCTCTGCTGCCCCGCGGGAAAGGAGCCGCCCCGGGATGCAGAAGCAAGTTAGGTTCTTGCAAGgtgcaccccaaaacctgctccacccctctgctgctccctgctTAAGGCTTTAACCCCGGGAGAGCCGGGGTCAGGGCTGCCAGAGGCACCCCACACGCTCCCCTCCACATCCTCTTTCTGCCAGAGGAACCTGGTTAGTCCACGGGAGTAACTTGCACCCGCACCAGAGCTTTGGGTGACACGGGACTGAGGTTCCCTCTTCTGCCTAATCCTTCCTCCGCTGTCGTTGCCCGGCTCGTACTAAACGTGCCCGTGGGTGATGCAGTGACACCGTGCCTGTCTCTGACAGGAGGCAACGAAAACATGTGGAGCAATTTGTACCCCCCCCGGGTGCGTGGCTCTTCTCTGAGCGCCGAGGCGTGCGCAGACGTGGGTCCCCCCAGCTCGTGGCGGCACTGGCGCGGGCAGACCCTCCCGTTTCTCGCCCGAAGCGGGGCACGTGCCGCTTCTGCGTGTCGTGATGGTAACGGCGAGTCAGCGGCGGCGAAAAAGTTCACCCGTGCATCAAACTGCTTCCCCGTGGTCGTGCTCAAGCTGttccgcgggcggcgggggccttCCCCATCGCGGCGCTTGGCTTTGCCTTGTGCCGAAAAGAAACTTCGGGCCTTCTGCAGAGGGTTTGAAACCCTGCCGAGGAGAGAAAGTGCCTTCTcatccgcggcggcgcggctctGCCCAGGCTCTCCTCCCCACGCGCAGCCTGGCAGGCGCTGGAATTGCCGGCAGCCGCATCTCTCCGCACCGCGTGTCCTCCCCGGGCTGGCACCGTCCTCTCGGAGCTGGCGGTGGGGGCAGATTGCTCGGAGGGTAAGCAAAGCGTCAGCCGTTCTCCGCAGATCTGTCACTGATTTAATATATAATGAAGTTTTTTCTGAGCTCCCTCCGCAGGCGTTCCCCGGggaggagagcagctgcagacgGTCCCTACCCCAGAGGGCAGGTATCGTCCTTTCTGTGTTCCCAGCGGTGGGAAGAGGCTCGAGGCTGCAGTGGCTGGGAGTTTGGG
Protein-coding regions in this window:
- the LOC141969974 gene encoding CCN family member 2-like isoform X2, yielding MSGNLGTVTWTLFLLLPAPGWVEPQACTYPCQCPSQPLQCPAGTSHVLDACGCCKVCARQLGELCSLQKPCDHHKGLYCDFSKIHRGSGICLAHEGATCDLLGKIYHNGESFQPTCKLQCICMDGAIGCIPLCSDDLRLPSPECPNPRRVKFRNKCCEEWICEEGSEENRFETAMAVFREDPAHKPELNNLQENCLVQTTEWSACSKSCGMGISARVTNDNPQCRLEKETRLCMVRPCDFPVEKTKGKKCVRTPKPRQSLHFEFSGCTSTRSYRPKFCGSCTDGRCCTPYVTSTVEVEFRCPEGDFFQRKMMFIKMCSCHYDCPRDNDIFLATYHRRMIGDHVKTERQ
- the LOC141969974 gene encoding CCN family member 2-like isoform X1, which codes for MSGNLGTVTWTLFLLLPAPGWVEPQACTYPCQCPSQPLQCPAGTSHVLDACGCCKVCARQLGELCSLQKPCDHHKGLYCDFSKIHRGSGICLAHEGATCDLLGKIYHNGESFQPTCKLQCICMDGAIGCIPLCSDDLRLPSPECPNPRRVKFRNKCCEEWICEEGSEENRFETAMAVFREDPAHKPELNNLQENCLVQTTEWSACSKSCGMGISARVTNDNPQCRLEKETRLCMVRPCDFPVEKTKKGKKCVRTPKPRQSLHFEFSGCTSTRSYRPKFCGSCTDGRCCTPYVTSTVEVEFRCPEGDFFQRKMMFIKMCSCHYDCPRDNDIFLATYHRRMIGDHVKTERQ